In Papaver somniferum cultivar HN1 chromosome 1, ASM357369v1, whole genome shotgun sequence, a genomic segment contains:
- the LOC113321920 gene encoding (S)-ureidoglycine aminohydrolase-like, producing the protein MLKSLLLLPLFFFTSLVLLRFAVGNEQRFCSAPPSEEEDSNSKSQYWKVTNPTLSPLHLQDLPGFTRSVYKRDHALITPESHVLSPLPEWKNTLGAYLVTPAMGAHFVMYLAKMEVLSRSALPPKDVERFIFVVEGIVTLTNVSGNAHKLLVDSYAYLPANLEHSVTCDAPATLVVFERRYASLPNHIPEQIVGSTDKQPLLETPGEVFELRKLLPVSAPYDFNVHIMDFQPGEFLNVKEVHYNQHGLLLLEGQGIYRLGDNWYPVQSGDAIWMAPFVPQWYAALGKTRSRYLLYKDVNRNPL; encoded by the exons ATGCTGAAATCATTATTACTACTAcctctcttcttcttcacttcactTG TTTTGCTAAGATTTGCAGTGGGTAATGAACAAAGATTTTGTTCAGCTCCTCCTTCTGAGGAAGAAGACTCAAACTCCAAATCACAGTATTGGAAAGTCACTAATCCAACTCTTTCTCCTCTACATCTTCAAG ATTTACCAGGTTTTACTCGAAGTGTGTATAAAAGAGATCATGCACTTATAACCCCAGAAAGTCATGTATTAAGCCCTCTTCCTGAATG GAAAAATACATTGGGAGCGTATCTAGTTACACCAGCAATGGGAGCACATTTCGTAATGTACCTTGCCAAGATGGAAG TGCTTTCAAGGTCCGCACTACCTCCGAAGGATGTTGAAAG gttCATATTCGTGGTGGAAGGAATTGTTACACTGACAAATGTGTCTGGAAACGCTCACAAATTACTG GTTGATTCTTATGCATATCTACCTGCTAATCTTGAGCACTCAGTGACCTGTGATGCACCAGCTACTCTTGTTGTTTTTGAACGAAG gtatgCCAGTCTACCAAATCATATTCCTGAGCAGATTGTTGGCTCGACGGATAAGCAGCCACTTCTTGAAACTCCAGGAGAG GTTTTTGAGCTAAGGAAGCTTCTGCCTGTGTCAGCTCCTTATGACTTCAATGTCCAT ATCATGGATTTTCAACCTGGGGAATTTCTTAATGTCAAG GAAGTACATTATAACCAGCATGGTTTATTGCTTTTAGAGGGTCAAGGAATCTATCGCTTGGGAGACAACTG GTATCCAGTTCAATCCGGTGACGCAATTTGGATGGCACCATTTGTACCACAATG GTATGCTGCACTTGGAAAAACTCGATCACGATATTTACTGTACAAGGATGTGAACAGAAACCCACTGTAG
- the LOC113321913 gene encoding pre-mRNA-splicing factor CWC22 homolog yields the protein MGSSKYDREVEGEVRVSKVRDKKIRDDDDDRKRRSHRIHDSSDGEEGQIRVSKVRDDDNKRTSRDDDDDRRRKSHRKHDISGGEEGEVRVSNVRDDKKRGSRDDDDDDRRRKSHRKHDSSDDEEGRVSKVRDDDDDRRRKSHRKHDSSSDEEGRVSKVRDDDRDRRRSHRKHDSDEDEDRHRKSSRGRDNDDDDKDRSSRRRGDRDRDEDRSSRRRDKDRGARGGDVGEDVKKSEEEASEARKIVDYADLGKGGKSGGIYVPPFRLARMMRDVEDKSSPEYQRLTWDALRKSINGLVNKVNAMNIKNIIPELFAENLIRGRGLFCRSCMKSQMASPGFTDVFAALSAVVNTKFPEVGELLLKRIVLQLKRAYKRNDKPQLLAATKFIAHLVNQQVAHEIIALELLTVLLENPTDDSVEVAVGFVTECGSLLQDLTPKGLHGIFERFRGILHEGEIDKRVQFLIEGLFAIRKAKFQGHPAVRPELDLVEQEDQLTHELSLEDTMDPDTSLDIFKVDPKFLENEKKYEDLKRNILGDDQSSEEEGSDAPSDGEDDDDSDEEDGDEEQMKIQDETETNLVNLRRTIYLTIMSSVDFEEAGHKLLKIKLEPGQEMELCIMLLECCSQERTYLRYYGLLGQRFCMINRIHQENFEKCFVQQYSMIHRLETNKLRNVAKFFAHLLGTDALPWHVLAYIRLTEEDTTSSSRIFIKILFQELSEHLGIRLLNERLTDPAMQDSFESIFPRDNPKNTRFSINFFTSIGLGGITENLREYLKNMPRLIMQQQKEVSESEGESGSSSSSGGDSSSSESESESSSSESEREKRKRRNSESDREKRKRRKR from the exons ATGGGGAGTTCTAAGTATGATAGAGAAGTAGAaggtgaagttagggtttctaaagTCAGAGATAAGAAGATtagggatgatgatgatgataggaAGAGGAGATCTCACAGAATACATGATAGCAGTGATGGCGAGGaaggtcaaattagggtttctaaagtaAGGGATGATGATAATAAGAGGACTAGtagggatgatgatgatgataggaGGAGGAAATCTCACAGAAAACATGATATCAGTGGTGGTGAAGAaggtgaagttagggtttcaaatgTGAGAGATGATAAGAAGAGGGGTAGtagggatgatgatgatgatgataggaGGAGGAAATCTCACAGAAAACATGATTCTAGTGACGATGAGGAAGGTAGGGTTTCTAAAGTtagggatgatgatgatgataggaGGAGGAAATCTCACAGAAAACATGATTCTAGCAGCGACGAGGAAGGGAGGGTTTCTAAAGTAAGGGATGATGATAGAGATAGGAGAAGATCTCACAGAAAACATGACAGTGACGAGGATGAGGATAGACATCGAAAAAGTAGTCGGGGAagggataatgatgatgatgataaggaTAGAAGTAGCAGGAGGAGAGGTGATAGAGATAGAGATGAAGATAGAAGTAGTAGGAGAAGAGACAAGGATCGAGGAGCAAGAGGTGGTGATGTGGGAGAAGATGTTAAGAAATCGGAAGAAGAAGCGTCCGAAGCAAGGAAAATTGTGGATTATGCTGATCTAGGAAAAGGGGGCAAGAGTGGAGGAATATACGTTCCGCCGTTTAGGTTAGCTAGAATGATGAGAGATGTGGAAGATAAGAGTAGTCCTGAATACCAGAGATTGACATGGGATGCATTGCGTAAATCAATCAATGGACTTGTCAATAAAGTGAATGCAATGAATATTAAGAACATTATACCTGAATTGTTTGCTGAGAATCTTATCAGAGGAAGAGGTTTGTTCTGTAGATCATGTATGAAGTCTCAAATGGCTTCTCCGGGTTTTACTGATGTTTTCGCAGCACTGTCTGCTGTGGTTAATACGAAGTTTCCTGAAGTGGGTGAGTTGCTTTTGAAGAGGATTGTATTACAGTTGAAAAGAGCTTATAAGAGAAATGATAAGCCACAGTTACTTGCTGCCACCAAGTTTATAGCTCATCTTGTAAACCAGCAAGTTGCTCATGAGATTATTGCTTTGGAGCTTCTGACGGTATTACTAGAGAATCCCACTGATGACAGTGTTGAGGTTGCGGTCGGTTTTGTTACAGAGTGTGGTTCGCTTCTTCAGGATCTTACACCCAAGGGTCTCCATG GTATCTTTGAGCGGTTTCGTGGAATACTTCACGAAGGAGAGATAGACAAAAGGGTCCAGTTTCTAATTGAAGGCCTCTTTGCCATCAGAAAAGCCAAATTTCAG GGACACCCTGCGGTCAGGCCTGAGTTAGATCTTGTGGAACAAGAAGACCAGCTTACTCATGAATTATCCCTCGAGGATACGATGGATCCAGACACTTCTCTAG ATATTTTCAAGGTGGATCCAAAATTTCTGGAGAATGAGAAGAAATATGAAGATCTGAAGCGCAACATACTTGGTGATGATCAGTCATCTGAAGAAGAAGGCTCTGATGCACCCTCGGatggtgaggatgatgatgaCTCTGACGAGGAAGATGGGGACGAGGAGCAAATGAAGATACAGGATGAAACCGAGACGAATCTTGTGAATCTAAGGAGGACAATCTACCTCACTATTATGTCGAGTGTGGACTTTGAGGAAGCTGGACACAAACTACTAAAAATTAAGCTTGAGCCAGGTCAAGAG ATGGAACTGTGCATAATGCTGTTGGAGTGTTGTAGTCAGGAGAGAACCTATCTCCGGTATTATGGTCTCTTAGGGCAGCGTTTCTGCATGATCAACAGAATCCATCAGGAAAATTTTGAGAAGTGTTTTGTCCAACAGTATTCTATGATTCATAGGCTCGAAACCAATAAGCTCCGTAACGTCGCCAAATTCTTTGCACATTTACTTGGTACAGATGCTCTACCTTGGCATGTGTTAGCTTATATTCGCCTGACAGAGGAGGATACTACTTCATCTTCACGTATCTTCATAAAAATTCTGTTCCAG GAATTATCTGAGCACCTTGGTATTAGGTTGCTGAATGAGCGGCTTACTGATCCTGCTATGCAGGACTCATTTGAATCCATCTTCCCTAGGGATAATCCCAAAAACACTAGATTTTCCATTAACTTCTTTACATCAATAGGGCTTGGTGGAATCACAGAGAACTTGCGTGAATACTTGAAGAACATGCCAAGGCTCATTATGCAGCAACAGAAAGAAGTTTCAGAATCGGAAGGAGAATCTGGGAGTTCAAGTTCCTCTGGTGGAGATAGTTCGAGTTCTGAATCAGAATCTGAATCGTCAAGTTCAGAGAGTGAAAGGGAGAAGAGAAAACGGCGCAATTCAGAGAGTGACAGGGAGAAGAGAAAACGCCGCAAGAGATGA